The Chitinophagales bacterium genome has a segment encoding these proteins:
- a CDS encoding DUF389 domain-containing protein produces MSINPIKSILKSYFDLRIDQLNETLIVSNIKQASEFKGTNLWALIAAILIASVGLNMNSTAVIIGAMLISPLMGPIIGIGYALATFNLEMFKQAAKNFLTFVIISVVTASIYFWISPFKEMGSEITGRTFPTAYDVLIAFFGGVAGIVAFTRKEKSNIIPGVAIATALMPPLCVAGFGIANFNFSCFAGATYLFIINCVMIAFATFMVSKVIFRVPNFVYAEGISKKRINTIFYLIILLTIIPSIYMGYTLVQKTKFTENTKNYVADEIENKNIPVLKYNSSYTKNEIEVFTLSDIDSNVQKIIIENSEFYGLKNPSIKFKSAKEYIAQSSEKETADQQKIVALQDSLVAYQNLQAAIHNQNQEEKDILTELHAIEPKVKAFGIIDMNFVDASKTHIPLFIVTDDMIPKEMESSIRRYLVTKFPNDSISINYKLIKNY; encoded by the coding sequence ATGAGCATAAATCCAATTAAATCTATCTTAAAATCGTATTTCGATTTGCGTATAGACCAATTGAATGAAACACTTATTGTTAGTAATATTAAACAAGCCAGCGAGTTTAAAGGCACTAACCTTTGGGCTTTAATTGCCGCTATTTTAATTGCTTCTGTTGGTTTAAATATGAATTCTACTGCTGTAATTATTGGTGCTATGTTAATTTCGCCATTAATGGGACCAATTATTGGTATTGGTTATGCACTAGCAACTTTCAACCTAGAGATGTTTAAACAAGCAGCGAAAAACTTCCTCACTTTTGTAATAATAAGTGTAGTTACTGCTAGCATTTATTTTTGGATAAGTCCGTTTAAAGAAATGGGAAGTGAAATAACTGGTCGAACTTTTCCAACTGCTTACGATGTTTTAATTGCTTTTTTTGGTGGTGTAGCAGGTATTGTTGCTTTTACTAGAAAAGAAAAAAGTAATATTATTCCAGGTGTTGCCATTGCTACTGCATTAATGCCTCCACTCTGTGTAGCTGGATTTGGAATTGCCAATTTTAATTTTTCTTGCTTTGCTGGTGCTACTTACTTATTTATTATTAATTGTGTAATGATTGCCTTTGCTACATTTATGGTATCTAAAGTTATTTTTAGAGTACCTAATTTTGTTTATGCTGAAGGAATTAGTAAAAAAAGAATTAATACTATATTTTATTTAATAATACTACTTACAATTATTCCAAGTATTTACATGGGATATACACTAGTACAAAAAACCAAGTTTACCGAAAACACTAAAAACTATGTTGCAGATGAAATTGAAAATAAAAACATTCCTGTACTAAAGTACAATAGTTCTTATACTAAAAACGAAATTGAAGTATTTACTTTGTCTGATATTGATAGTAATGTTCAAAAAATTATAATAGAAAATTCGGAGTTTTATGGTTTAAAAAATCCTAGTATTAAATTCAAATCTGCTAAGGAATATATTGCCCAAAGTTCTGAAAAGGAAACTGCCGATCAACAAAAAATTGTTGCACTACAAGATAGTTTAGTGGCTTATCAGAATTTACAAGCGGCTATTCATAATCAAAATCAAGAAGAAAAAGATATATTAACTGAGCTTCATGCTATTGAACCTAAAGTTAAAGCATTTGGTATTATTGATATGAATTTCGTAGATGCATCAAAAACTCATATTCCACTATTTATTGTTACTGACGATATGATTCCTAAAGAAATGGAAAGTTCAATCAGAAGATATTTAGTGACTAAATTTCCTAATGACTCTATTAGCATCAATTATAAATTGATAAAAAATTATTAA
- a CDS encoding CDP-alcohol phosphatidyltransferase family protein has product MIKHIPNSLTIFNLLCGITAIIFCLYGDYNKVPILMALALLADFLDGFVARALKVKSDIGAQLDSLADMVTFGVLPAIMIYTMLSYKSILPPMETTANILQYELPLNITTPYAFIALVYAMAACWRLAKFNIDTRQTENFIGVATPAAAIFVLGLYMSFNTVYVNHLDWFYHHKGMLDGFIYHLPLTIVFKSSVIIVYTLLISFLMVSEIPFFSLKGNPFKNKWFLAVIVLSLPMPFLLGWMSLSKIIGIYIFINIIKFFVDRNKVKKEI; this is encoded by the coding sequence ATGATTAAACACATACCAAATTCGTTGACCATTTTTAATTTATTATGTGGTATTACTGCTATCATCTTTTGTTTATATGGAGATTATAATAAAGTACCAATTTTAATGGCTTTAGCATTATTAGCCGATTTTTTAGATGGTTTTGTTGCACGAGCATTAAAAGTAAAATCTGATATTGGAGCACAATTAGATTCATTAGCTGATATGGTAACCTTTGGTGTGTTACCAGCTATTATGATATATACTATGTTATCGTATAAATCTATTTTGCCACCAATGGAAACAACAGCCAATATATTACAGTATGAGTTGCCTTTAAATATTACAACACCATACGCTTTTATTGCTTTGGTTTATGCTATGGCTGCTTGTTGGCGATTGGCAAAGTTTAATATTGATACTAGACAAACAGAAAATTTTATTGGCGTAGCAACACCAGCAGCAGCAATATTTGTATTAGGACTGTATATGTCATTCAACACTGTTTATGTAAACCATTTAGATTGGTTTTATCATCACAAAGGTATGCTAGATGGATTTATTTATCATTTGCCATTAACAATCGTTTTTAAATCATCTGTGATAATTGTATATACATTACTGATTTCTTTTTTAATGGTGAGTGAAATTCCATTTTTTAGTTTAAAAGGAAATCCGTTTAAAAATAAGTGGTTTCTAGCAGTTATCGTATTGAGTTTACCAATGCCATTTTTATTAGGTTGGATGTCTTTATCAAAAATAATTGGTATTTATATTTTTATTAATATCATTAAATTTTTTGTAGACAGAAATAAAGTAAAAAAAGAAATATAG